The following coding sequences lie in one Armatimonadota bacterium genomic window:
- the thrC gene encoding threonine synthase: MVAERLRCRVCGRAYELAAAYVCEECLGPLEAELGALPDAATFRARVERGPRTLWRYADLLPLPYDAAADLGAGLTPLLAARNLGAALGLRRLYLKNDGCNPTWSFKDRVVTLGAAAARRFGFTVLACASTGNLANSVSAHAARAGMRAVVFVPRGLEAGKQVLSAVHGATIVEVDGTYDDVNRLCAQVADEYPWGFVNVNLRPYYSEGAKTLGYEVAEQLGWMLPDHVVVPLASGNLLLKIEKAFRELVTLGVVPPHRVRVHGAQAAGCAPIVAAYESGAEVVTPVRPQTLAHSLAIGIPADGRYALEAIRRSGGAAVAVSDAEAVAAVHALAEQEGIFTETAGGVTLAALRRLAAAGRFAPDETVVVYLTGMGLKTQEAVQQTLRPAVRVRATLDDIEAAVLPALEARAAAPVEG, encoded by the coding sequence ATGGTCGCGGAGAGACTGCGCTGCCGGGTCTGCGGCCGGGCCTATGAGCTGGCCGCCGCCTACGTCTGCGAGGAGTGTCTGGGTCCGCTGGAGGCGGAGCTAGGGGCTCTGCCTGATGCGGCCACCTTTCGGGCGCGGGTGGAGCGCGGGCCGCGCACTCTGTGGCGCTATGCCGACCTCCTGCCGCTGCCCTACGACGCCGCGGCCGACCTGGGTGCAGGCCTGACCCCGCTGCTTGCGGCCCGCAACCTGGGGGCCGCCCTGGGGTTGCGCCGCCTCTACCTGAAGAACGACGGGTGCAACCCCACCTGGTCCTTCAAGGACCGCGTGGTCACGCTGGGTGCGGCGGCGGCCCGCCGCTTCGGCTTCACCGTGCTCGCCTGCGCCTCCACGGGTAACCTGGCCAACTCCGTTTCCGCTCACGCGGCCCGGGCCGGGATGCGGGCGGTCGTCTTCGTCCCCCGAGGCCTGGAGGCTGGCAAGCAGGTCCTCTCCGCGGTACACGGAGCCACCATCGTCGAGGTGGACGGGACGTACGACGACGTCAACCGCCTCTGCGCCCAGGTCGCCGACGAGTACCCCTGGGGGTTTGTTAACGTCAACCTGCGGCCGTACTACAGCGAGGGGGCCAAAACCCTGGGCTATGAGGTGGCGGAGCAGCTGGGCTGGATGCTGCCGGACCATGTGGTGGTCCCACTGGCCTCCGGCAACCTCCTCCTAAAGATCGAGAAGGCGTTTCGCGAACTGGTCACCCTTGGCGTCGTTCCCCCCCATCGGGTGCGCGTGCACGGGGCGCAGGCCGCCGGCTGCGCCCCCATTGTGGCCGCCTATGAGTCCGGGGCGGAGGTGGTCACCCCGGTGCGGCCGCAGACGCTGGCCCACTCGCTGGCCATCGGTATCCCCGCCGACGGGCGCTACGCCCTGGAGGCCATCCGCCGCAGCGGGGGTGCGGCCGTGGCGGTCAGCGACGCCGAAGCGGTAGCTGCGGTGCACGCCCTGGCCGAGCAGGAGGGGATCTTCACTGAGACCGCCGGCGGCGTAACGCTGGCTGCGCTGCGCCGCCTGGCGGCCGCGGGGAGGTTCGCGCCGGACGAGACGGTTGTGGTCTACCTGACGGGCATGGGCCTGAAGACCCAGGAGGCAGTGCAGCAGACCCTGCGGCCGGCGGTGCGGGTGCGGGCCACCCTGGACGACATCGAGGCCGCGGTGCTGCCCGCCCTGGAGGCACGCGCCGCGGCCCCGGTGGAAGGGTAA
- a CDS encoding cyclase family protein has product MCGPLVMDAVHAELSRRGFLRLAGAAAVTAAGAQLLGATQALAAPATPRFRRVVDLTHTLKPTFPSFFGRPVFKSDVAVTVKKDGFYAMNISYFEHIGTHMDAPAHFGDGAPTVERLGPGVLIAPVAVIHVHERAARDPDTRATADDIRAWERRYGRLPRGAAVFMHSGWESRVGSSQAFRNPDASGTMHFPGFHPNAVEFLLAERDAVGIGVDTLSLDFGASKDFKTHVTWLPAGRWGLENLANLARIPPSGAWVFVGAPKVAGGSGGPCRVFAMW; this is encoded by the coding sequence ATGTGTGGACCCCTGGTCATGGACGCGGTACATGCTGAGCTCAGCCGGAGGGGTTTCCTGCGGCTAGCTGGCGCGGCAGCCGTCACCGCCGCCGGCGCGCAACTGCTGGGAGCGACCCAGGCCCTGGCCGCCCCCGCCACCCCGCGCTTCCGGCGGGTGGTGGACCTCACACACACGCTGAAGCCGACCTTTCCCTCGTTCTTCGGCCGGCCGGTCTTCAAGTCCGACGTGGCCGTCACGGTAAAGAAAGACGGCTTTTATGCTATGAACATCTCCTACTTCGAGCACATCGGTACCCACATGGATGCCCCGGCCCACTTCGGCGATGGAGCGCCCACGGTGGAGCGGCTGGGCCCCGGGGTCCTCATTGCTCCGGTGGCGGTGATCCACGTGCACGAGCGAGCGGCGCGGGATCCCGACACCCGCGCCACCGCCGACGACATCCGCGCCTGGGAGCGCCGCTACGGCCGGCTGCCCCGGGGCGCGGCGGTGTTTATGCACAGCGGCTGGGAGTCGCGCGTCGGTAGCTCCCAGGCCTTCCGCAATCCCGACGCCTCAGGGACCATGCACTTCCCCGGCTTCCACCCCAACGCCGTGGAGTTTCTGCTGGCGGAGCGCGACGCGGTGGGGATCGGCGTAGACACCCTCAGCCTGGACTTCGGCGCCTCCAAAGACTTCAAGACCCACGTGACCTGGCTGCCGGCCGGCCGCTGGGGGCTGGAGAACCTGGCGAACCTGGCCAGGATTCCTCCAAGCGGCGCATGGGTCTTCGTGGGCGCACCAAAGGTCGCCGGCGGATCGGGAGGCCCCTGTCGCGTCTTCGCCATGTGGTAG
- the thrC gene encoding threonine synthase, translating to MLHRRVDTHAWPGVIERYRPFLPVTSQTPVITLLEGNTPLVESARLGPRLGVHLLFKLESTNPSGSFKDRGMTVAVSKALEAGSRAVICASTGNTAASAAAYAARAGLPCLIVLPAAGVAAGKLAQAFAHGARLVTVEGGFDVALAVTREVSARLELALVNSVNPHRIAGQKTAAFEICDVLGSAPDLLVLPVGNAGNITAYWRGFLEYQAAGRIAAPPRMVGVQAAGAAPLVDGRPVECPQTVASAIRIGNPASWQGAVAAASESRGRFIKVTDEAILAAQERLAVEEGVLVEPASAAAVAGLLELAEAEPPRGGIVVCVLTGHGLKDPQALPRAAALPPPVPPTEEAVGRAVLSLLG from the coding sequence TTGCTACACCGCCGAGTGGACACTCATGCCTGGCCGGGTGTGATCGAGCGCTACCGTCCCTTCCTCCCGGTGACCTCGCAGACCCCGGTGATCACTCTGCTGGAGGGGAACACGCCGCTAGTGGAGTCGGCCCGGCTGGGGCCGCGGCTAGGGGTGCATCTGCTCTTCAAGCTGGAGAGCACGAACCCCAGCGGGTCGTTCAAGGACCGGGGAATGACGGTGGCGGTCTCCAAGGCGCTGGAGGCGGGCAGCCGCGCCGTGATCTGCGCTTCCACCGGCAACACCGCGGCCTCGGCGGCGGCCTACGCCGCACGTGCAGGGCTCCCCTGCCTGATCGTCCTGCCGGCCGCGGGGGTGGCGGCGGGCAAGCTGGCGCAGGCCTTCGCCCACGGAGCGCGGCTGGTCACGGTCGAGGGAGGATTCGACGTGGCCCTGGCGGTGACGCGGGAGGTCAGCGCACGGCTGGAGCTGGCGCTGGTGAACTCGGTGAACCCGCACCGCATCGCCGGGCAGAAGACGGCGGCCTTTGAGATCTGCGACGTCCTCGGGTCGGCCCCGGACCTGCTGGTCCTGCCGGTGGGTAACGCAGGTAACATCACCGCCTACTGGCGGGGTTTCCTGGAGTACCAGGCCGCAGGCCGCATTGCCGCGCCTCCCCGCATGGTGGGAGTGCAGGCCGCGGGGGCGGCGCCGCTGGTAGACGGCCGTCCGGTGGAGTGCCCTCAGACTGTGGCCAGCGCCATTCGCATCGGCAATCCGGCCAGCTGGCAGGGCGCGGTGGCCGCGGCCAGTGAGTCCCGCGGGCGATTCATCAAGGTGACCGATGAGGCCATCCTGGCAGCCCAGGAGCGGCTCGCTGTCGAGGAGGGCGTCTTGGTGGAACCCGCCTCGGCGGCCGCGGTGGCCGGGCTGCTTGAGCTGGCTGAGGCCGAGCCGCCCCGCGGTGGGATCGTCGTCTGCGTCCTCACCGGGCACGGCCTGAAGGACCCCCAGGCCCTGCCCCGTGCCGCGGCGCTCCCCCCGCCGGTGCCCCCTACGGAGGAGGCGGTCGGCCGCGCCGTCCTGTCACTGCTGGGGTGA
- a CDS encoding transposase, producing the protein MRTLVDRVVDGCGETPVRVAAPFVLLDSFPAPPPASQGVVLAALGLSAAGTRRFLAVEVAEEEKEEAWRAFLARLAAVMADRPLLVCASGQPTMCRALRKTYPRTYIQVSVTHRLLAWARQTEGARPAWLAEVRRIFTAPDLETAVARFRAWRLRWRHRDHRVVEGLEAELAAHLAFYRFPRRLWKKVRTAIAVRKTYLQALRAGTLGRPTLDGAGDAAGERGALVFYRTVSAPAPEGAPVPDPVWSGATPADVPEPGRSPVGATV; encoded by the coding sequence ATGCGGACGCTGGTGGACAGGGTGGTGGACGGCTGTGGCGAGACGCCGGTGCGGGTGGCCGCACCCTTTGTGCTCCTGGACAGCTTCCCGGCACCTCCCCCTGCGTCGCAGGGGGTCGTCCTGGCCGCTCTCGGCCTCAGCGCCGCCGGGACGCGCCGCTTCCTGGCGGTGGAGGTGGCCGAAGAGGAGAAGGAAGAGGCGTGGCGCGCCTTCCTCGCCCGCCTGGCGGCGGTGATGGCGGATCGCCCGCTGCTTGTCTGCGCGTCTGGGCAGCCCACCATGTGCAGGGCTCTCAGGAAGACCTACCCACGCACCTACATCCAGGTGAGCGTGACCCACCGGCTGCTGGCCTGGGCCCGGCAGACCGAGGGCGCGCGTCCCGCGTGGCTGGCCGAGGTACGGCGCATCTTCACCGCGCCCGACCTGGAGACCGCGGTCGCGCGCTTTCGCGCCTGGCGGTTGCGCTGGCGGCATCGGGACCACAGGGTGGTGGAGGGGCTGGAGGCGGAACTGGCGGCGCACCTGGCGTTCTACCGTTTCCCCCGTCGCCTCTGGAAGAAGGTGCGCACGGCCATCGCGGTGCGCAAGACCTACCTTCAGGCGCTGCGGGCGGGGACTCTTGGCCGCCCCACCCTGGATGGAGCCGGCGATGCGGCTGGGGAGCGAGGGGCGCTGGTCTTCTACCGCACGGTGAGTGCGCCTGCGCCCGAGGGGGCGCCTGTACCGGATCCGGTCTGGTCCGGCGCTACCCCAGCCGATGTCCCGGAGCCCGGGAGGAGCCCCGTAGGGGCGACGGTGTAG